In a genomic window of Brassica rapa cultivar Chiifu-401-42 chromosome A10, CAAS_Brap_v3.01, whole genome shotgun sequence:
- the LOC103844805 gene encoding arabinogalactan protein 22, producing MASLKFPLEILAVFVIISVILLPIAHAQSPSPAPAPTSDGTSIDQGVAYVLMMVALALTYFIH from the exons atggCGTCTCTAAAATTTCCATTGGAGATTCTCGCCGTCTTCGTCATTATCTCCGTGATTCTCTTGCCGATTGCTCATGCGCAATCACCTTCGCCTGCTCCTGCACCCACCAGCGatg GAACATCGATAGATCAGGGGGTAGCATATGTTCTAATGATGGTGGCTTTGGCGTTGACTTATTTCATCCATTAA
- the LOC103844806 gene encoding plastid division protein PDV1 isoform X1, whose protein sequence is MGEMEMEEIEAVLEKICDLHDKLSDEIHMISRSHFLKSVKPATRSEKRKRQGLNSADEKPQEGYVFIKGFPVNDNDAAIQEAKSLNAIRTALEHLEDQLEFFHIMSQTIHNQQRTERDVAVARLEQSRMLLAKRLAEHHGKSYGVLDETLAFVGSIKTSTNFVYNSSPNTAGAYSDGPKSNFVINAFAWTFGLAKRALGFNHVRGVLGNAAIFAISMVAMLHLQQVASSEHHRLGKKQRKTYRREMSSSEISLDHLDVMMARG, encoded by the exons ATGGGAGAGATGGAGATGGAAGAAATCGAAGCAGTTCTGGAGAAAATCTGCGATCTGCACGACAAGCTCAGCGACGAGATTCACATGATTTCGCGCTCTCACTTCCTCAAATCCGTTAAACCAGCAACCAGAtcggagaagaggaagaggcaGGGCTTAAACTCCGCCGACGAGAAGCCGCAGGAGGGATACGTCTTCATCAAGGGCTTCCCCGTTAACGATAACGACGCAGCGATTCAAGAGGCCAAGAGTCTTAACGCGATTCGAACCGCGCTTGAGCACCTCGAAGACCAGCTCGAGTTCTTCCAT ATAATGTCTCAGACGATACATAACCAGCAACGAACAGAGAGGGATGTAGCAGTTGCTCGGCTTGAACAAAGCAGGATGTTACTAGCAAAGCGATTGGCTGAACACCATGGCAAGAGCTACGGAGTTCTAGATGAAACTCTTGCCTTCgttgggagcattaaaacctcCACAAATTTCGTTTACAACTCCTCTCCAAACACAGCCGGGGCATACTCTGATGGACCAAAGTCCAACTTTGTAATCAACGCTTTTGCGTGGACCTTCGGGTTGGCCAAAAGAGCACTTGGATTCAACCACGTGAGAGGCGTACTAGGAAACGCCGCTATATTCGCTATAAGCATGGTCGCTATGCTACATCTTCAGCAAGTTGCTTCTAGTGAACATCATCGTCTAGggaagaaacagaggaaaacaTACAGAAGAGAGATGTCTTCTTCTGAGATAAGCTTGGACCACTTGGACGTCATGATGGCTCGTGGTTAA
- the LOC103844806 gene encoding plastid division protein PDV1 isoform X2 produces the protein MGEMEMEEIEAVLEKICDLHDKLSDEIHMISRSHFLKSVKPATRSEKRKRQGLNSADEKPQEGYVFIKGFPVNDNDAAIQEAKSLNAIRTALEHLEDQLEFFHTIHNQQRTERDVAVARLEQSRMLLAKRLAEHHGKSYGVLDETLAFVGSIKTSTNFVYNSSPNTAGAYSDGPKSNFVINAFAWTFGLAKRALGFNHVRGVLGNAAIFAISMVAMLHLQQVASSEHHRLGKKQRKTYRREMSSSEISLDHLDVMMARG, from the exons ATGGGAGAGATGGAGATGGAAGAAATCGAAGCAGTTCTGGAGAAAATCTGCGATCTGCACGACAAGCTCAGCGACGAGATTCACATGATTTCGCGCTCTCACTTCCTCAAATCCGTTAAACCAGCAACCAGAtcggagaagaggaagaggcaGGGCTTAAACTCCGCCGACGAGAAGCCGCAGGAGGGATACGTCTTCATCAAGGGCTTCCCCGTTAACGATAACGACGCAGCGATTCAAGAGGCCAAGAGTCTTAACGCGATTCGAACCGCGCTTGAGCACCTCGAAGACCAGCTCGAGTTCTTCCAT ACGATACATAACCAGCAACGAACAGAGAGGGATGTAGCAGTTGCTCGGCTTGAACAAAGCAGGATGTTACTAGCAAAGCGATTGGCTGAACACCATGGCAAGAGCTACGGAGTTCTAGATGAAACTCTTGCCTTCgttgggagcattaaaacctcCACAAATTTCGTTTACAACTCCTCTCCAAACACAGCCGGGGCATACTCTGATGGACCAAAGTCCAACTTTGTAATCAACGCTTTTGCGTGGACCTTCGGGTTGGCCAAAAGAGCACTTGGATTCAACCACGTGAGAGGCGTACTAGGAAACGCCGCTATATTCGCTATAAGCATGGTCGCTATGCTACATCTTCAGCAAGTTGCTTCTAGTGAACATCATCGTCTAGggaagaaacagaggaaaacaTACAGAAGAGAGATGTCTTCTTCTGAGATAAGCTTGGACCACTTGGACGTCATGATGGCTCGTGGTTAA